In Deltaproteobacteria bacterium, the sequence CGGAAGATATGATCGAGGAGATCAATCGCCTGCCGATGACCGACCGGCAGCGCCGACTCGAAGACGGCGCCAAGAAAGAACGCGAAGTCATCTGGTACTCGACGATGAACCGCGAGGACTCCCTGGAAATCATGCGGGCGTTTGAAAGCGACTATCCTTATTTGAAAGTGAACTTTGTCACCGCGGGTGGACCGCGGACGTTAAACCGCATCACGGCGGAATATCGCGCCGGCGCTTATCTATATGATGCCACCGGCTACCGCGCGACCTTTCTCGCGCCGACGCGCAAGGCCGGCATAGTGATGCGCTACCGCACGCCGCTGCGAGAGTTCCTGCGTCCCGGCTTCGTCGATCAGGAAGGTTACTTCAATGCGACGTTTACCCGCGCGTTTATGTTTATCGTCAACAAGAATCTGGTCGCCGCCAAAGATTATCCCAAGTCGCTTGCCAACCTGCTCGAGCCCAAGTGGAAGGGCAAACTGGTCATGGACAATGAGTCCTACGATTTGCTTGCGGCCATGTTGGACTACTATGGCGAGAGCGAAGGCAAGCGCATGGCTGAAAGTTTAGGCAAACAGGAGCCGAGCTTTCGCCGCGGCACGACGCTCGTCGGCCAACTGGTCGCCGCCGGCGAATTTCCCGTGATGGTCGATGGCTCCAATCACCTGGCCTACGATCTCAAGAAGAAAGGCGCGCCCATCGATTATTTATTTCCCGAGCCCTTCGTGCCGGTGATGATTCCCCAGGCGTTTTGGGTCGCCGCTCGCCCACCGCACCCACACGCAGCGGCGTTGTTCGTCGATTTCATGCTCTCGAAGAAAGCCCAAGAGATCATGGCCAACCAGGGTCGTTGGGTGAGCCGCAAGGACGTCAAGTACCAAGTCGACCCTGGCACGCGAAAGCTGCAGGTCGTTTCACAAGAGAAATGGGGCGAGCGCACCAACGAATTGGTCCAGCTCTACAACAAGTTGATCATGCGCGAAGCGCGGTGAACGGCGCTCCATACTATATATTTGCATTTACCCAGAGCTGCGCATAGATTGAAAAACGTGTCGGCAAATAACAAACGCCCGTTTTTTTCTACGTACACAACGAGCCTGTGGATACGATTCCTACGTTTTAACCTGCAGTCGCACAAGAAGCTCGAAACCGATCTTGAAAAGCTCGGTCTAACGCCGCCGCAGTTCTACGTGCTGGCGACCATCGGCTACGCCGGCGGACTGCCCTTCGGTGAGATCGGCGCCAAGATGATGGTTACGGTTAGCAACCTGACCGGCATTGTCGACCGCCTCGAAGAAAAAAAGTTAGTCCAGCGCAAGCGCGACGACAAAGACCGCCGCGTGGTCCACGTCATCATGACCGAGAAGGGCGCCAAGCTCTACAAGAGCACGATCCCGATCTTCGAGAAAAGCATCGCGGAAATCTTCCAGCGCCTCGAAGGCCCCCAGCAAAAAGAACTCTCAACGCTTCTGCGCAAATTGAACGAGCCGCGGTCGGCAGATTCGGAGAAAGCAACGCGAGTCTAGCAGGAAACCTGGGCTCAGGTCGCGCCAGTGGCCCAGACAGCCTGCCACGCCGCAAACTCGGCCGGCCTTATCTCGTAGCGCGCATAGTTGCCTTCGTGCAGGCCGAGTAATTC encodes:
- a CDS encoding extracellular solute-binding protein, encoding MFMRLATILILVLFSFTASLVQAQKTPEDMIEEINRLPMTDRQRRLEDGAKKEREVIWYSTMNREDSLEIMRAFESDYPYLKVNFVTAGGPRTLNRITAEYRAGAYLYDATGYRATFLAPTRKAGIVMRYRTPLREFLRPGFVDQEGYFNATFTRAFMFIVNKNLVAAKDYPKSLANLLEPKWKGKLVMDNESYDLLAAMLDYYGESEGKRMAESLGKQEPSFRRGTTLVGQLVAAGEFPVMVDGSNHLAYDLKKKGAPIDYLFPEPFVPVMIPQAFWVAARPPHPHAAALFVDFMLSKKAQEIMANQGRWVSRKDVKYQVDPGTRKLQVVSQEKWGERTNELVQLYNKLIMREAR
- a CDS encoding MarR family transcriptional regulator; this translates as MYLHLPRAAHRLKNVSANNKRPFFSTYTTSLWIRFLRFNLQSHKKLETDLEKLGLTPPQFYVLATIGYAGGLPFGEIGAKMMVTVSNLTGIVDRLEEKKLVQRKRDDKDRRVVHVIMTEKGAKLYKSTIPIFEKSIAEIFQRLEGPQQKELSTLLRKLNEPRSADSEKATRV